A region of the Pseudomonas sp. J452 genome:
AGCGCGCAGCCGGAGCATGCCAATGCTTTGCGCTTGCGGCGGATCAACCGTATCCGCACCGTGCAAGGCTCGCTGGCGATTGAGGGTAATACGCTGAGCGAGGAGCAGATCACCGCGATCCTCGACGGTAAGCGCATCATCGCGCCGCCTAAAGATGTGCAGGAGGCGCGTAACGCACTGGCCGTTTACGAGCAGTTGGAGGCTTGGCAGCCCGCGAGTGAACAGCATCTGCTTGATGCTCATGCGCTGCTGATGAAAGGCCTGAACGATGATGCCGGGCATTATCGCCAGGGCGGTGTTGGCGTGATGAAGGGTGATCAGGTGGTGCACATGGCTCCACCGGCCAATCGCGTCAGCAAGCTAATGCGTGACCTACTGCACTGGCTGGAAATAACCGATCAGCCGCCGCTGATTGCCAGTTGCGTCTTTCACTACGAGTTCGAATTTATCCACCCCTTTGCCGATGGCAATGGGCGCATGGGGCGGCTGTGGCAAACCCTGATTCTGAGCCGTTGGCAGCCACTGTTCGCGCATGTACCGGTGGAAAGCCTGGTGCACGCGCATCAAGCCGAGTACTACGCGGCTATCAATGACAGCACCCAACAAGCCGACAGTGCGCCGTTTATTGGGTTTATGTTGAGCATGCTGCGTGATGCAATTCTAAGCGTGACCCCTCAAGTGGCGCCTCAAGTCACCCCTCAAGTCGCGGCGTTGCTCAAGCATGTGGTCGGCGAGGTCAGTCGGGAGAAGCTGCAAGCTGCTCTGGGCTTGGCCGACCGCAAATCTTTCCGCGAGCGCTATCTGCGTCCGGCGCTGGATGCCGGACTGATTGCCATGACCCGGCCGGACAAGCCCAATAGTCGTCTGCAGTGTTATTACCTGACGGAGCTGGGTAAGCAAGCTAGCTGTGCGTCAGCCGTGACCGCATGAAGCTACACCGGCCTCGAGCCAGGGGCGATCGGTGACTGCATTTGAGCGCACGATAGCGAAGCCGCAGCGGCCTCCACTGAAGCGTAACGAGGTGGCCGACAGGGCTGGCGACTTTTGTGCAAGTCCTTACGGCCGGCCAGCCGGCTTGCGCTTGATGGTTTTGAGCAGGTCGTCCGGGCTGATGTAGCCGACCATGCCGGCTGAGCTGGCTGCGCTGCCCGGTTGCGGTTGGTGCAGGATGTGGCCCTTCATCTTGCCGATGATGTGCATCTCGCATGGCTTGCAGTCGAACTTCAGGGTCAGCACTTCGTCCTGATGGATCAGCTGCATGTCCGCCACCTTGGTGCGCACGCCGGTGACGCCCTTGGCCTGCTTGGGGCACAGGTTGAAGGAGAAGCGCAGGCAGTGCTTGGTGATCATCACCGGCACTTCGCCGGTTTCCTCGTGGGCCTCGTAGGCCGCGTCGATCAGCTGTACGCCGAATCGCTGGTAGAAGGCGCGGGCCTGGTCGTTGTAGACGTTGGCGAGGAAGGTCAGGTGCGATTCCGGGTACACCGGCGGCGGCACGCTGACGGCCTTGCGGCTGCCGCTCGGGTGAGCGGCCACGCGCGCAGCGCTCAGCGCCTCGATGGCTTCGCGGCGCAGGGCCTTGAGCTGCGAGTTGGGGATGAACAGCGCCTGCGGCGCGTCGATCTGCACGTCGCTGACGTAATAGATGGTAGTGCCCAGCTTGCTCAGGGTGTCGACCAACTGCGCGCGCGCCTGTTCGGCATCCTTGGCCGGGCCGAACGGGCCGGGCAGGCTGACGCTGGCACTGCTGCCGTCCTCGCTGGTCACCGTTAGGCGCAGCTCGGCTTCGCGTAGCTCGGCTTGCCAGCTGACCGCCACGCGGCGCTCGGACGAGGTCTTGAGCAGCGCCTGCTGCCAGTTGTGGTCGAGGTTGCGGTTGAGCACGTGGTGCGGGCGCAGCTGCTTGAGCTCGGCCGGCATCTCGTTGGGCACCACGCGGTACTGCCACTGCGTGCTGCCGTCTTCCTCGACCTGGGCCAGTTGCTCCACGGTGTTGGCACGTAAACCCACCACTTCGCGCTTGATCAGCACGTTGAGGCCGTCGCCATTGTTGAGCAGTTCAGTGGTCTGCACGGTTAGGTCGTGCTTGCCGACCTTGAGCACTTCGCCCACCGGCAGACCGACGAACTTGGGCGACTCGAAGGCGCCAATGTCGATCTTGCGGTCGCTGACGAAGTAGTCGGTGCTGCCGCGGTGGAAGGTCTTTTCCGTGTCCGGGGTGAAGAAGTGTTCGGTGCGGCCGCTGGAGCTGCGCGCCAGCTCGGGGCGCTGGGTGAGGATGGCGTCGAGCTCCTGGCGGTAGTGAGCGGTGATGTT
Encoded here:
- a CDS encoding Fic family protein, yielding MVGEALYQPPFTLNGSTLSLVTEIAQSVGRLSAQPEHANALRLRRINRIRTVQGSLAIEGNTLSEEQITAILDGKRIIAPPKDVQEARNALAVYEQLEAWQPASEQHLLDAHALLMKGLNDDAGHYRQGGVGVMKGDQVVHMAPPANRVSKLMRDLLHWLEITDQPPLIASCVFHYEFEFIHPFADGNGRMGRLWQTLILSRWQPLFAHVPVESLVHAHQAEYYAAINDSTQQADSAPFIGFMLSMLRDAILSVTPQVAPQVTPQVAALLKHVVGEVSREKLQAALGLADRKSFRERYLRPALDAGLIAMTRPDKPNSRLQCYYLTELGKQASCASAVTA
- a CDS encoding U32 family peptidase, giving the protein MSLPKHQLELLSPARDAAIAKEAILHGADAVYIGGPSFGARHNASNSVADIAGLVEFARLFHAKVFVTINTILHDDEVEPARQLIHQLYDAGVDALIVQDMGVMEMDIPPIELHASTQCDIRTLDKAKFLSQAGFSQIVLARELNLEQIRAISDSVDAAVEFFIHGALCVAFSGQCNISHAQTGRSANRGDCSQACRLPYTLKDDQGRVVAYDKHLLSMKDNNQTANLIHLVDAGVRSFKIEGRYKDMSYVKNITAHYRQELDAILTQRPELARSSSGRTEHFFTPDTEKTFHRGSTDYFVSDRKIDIGAFESPKFVGLPVGEVLKVGKHDLTVQTTELLNNGDGLNVLIKREVVGLRANTVEQLAQVEEDGSTQWQYRVVPNEMPAELKQLRPHHVLNRNLDHNWQQALLKTSSERRVAVSWQAELREAELRLTVTSEDGSSASVSLPGPFGPAKDAEQARAQLVDTLSKLGTTIYYVSDVQIDAPQALFIPNSQLKALRREAIEALSAARVAAHPSGSRKAVSVPPPVYPESHLTFLANVYNDQARAFYQRFGVQLIDAAYEAHEETGEVPVMITKHCLRFSFNLCPKQAKGVTGVRTKVADMQLIHQDEVLTLKFDCKPCEMHIIGKMKGHILHQPQPGSAASSAGMVGYISPDDLLKTIKRKPAGRP